Within the Duncaniella freteri genome, the region CACGGCTATCAAGTAAACCCTTATTTCTTCGTAGGTGGCGGCGTTGGGTTTCACTTCATGCAGTCCTATAAGACCAAGGCATGGACATCTCACTCGATGAACGCGACTCAAAGGTAAGCATACCTTTGTTCGCAGACTTTCGAGGCACGTTCACCAAACGCAAGTTCGCCCCTTTCGTTGACCTCAAACTTGGCTACTTTGTAACAACAACGATGGTTTCTATGGAAACATATCAGCAGGTTGTCGAATGCTGACGAAAGGCTCCCAAGCGATCTCTCTGTCAATCGGCTATACATACGAGAAACTAGAGTTCGAGACATTCGACCGGTTCACCAGCTCAACCAGCATGAACTACACGCGCTCCCCCCGTAAACTCGACTGCGAAGGCATCTCCATCAAACTTGGTTATGAGTTCTAAGTGTCACATTTGTCATAACATAAGTCCCTTGCCATGCCTAATTGGCAGGCAAGAGGCTTTGGCATGGCTTTTGTAATAATTCTTAGTATGGAAACAAAAGTAATTTCGCTTTTTGATACATATGATTTAAAGGCTCGATTTTTTCCTGCTTTTATCTTGGCCTGTGTCATAATATATCGTATTGCGGGATATGGGAGTATTCTATCCTATGAATCCTTTGTCAACTATTCTCAGACCCTCAGATTCATTTATGGATTCATTGGGCTATCTGTTGTTCTTTTATTCCTCTGGCCCATTTCAATGATAATTGCTAAACTCGGAGATTTGATGTCAAGGTTAATATATTTGAAGAATGGATTAGTGATAATGCCAACAACCGCCATGTTATTACCGAAACCTGCATCTCAGTTATCAAAAGAAGATAAAGACTTGAGGATTCGGATTAAACAGGATTACGACATGGACCTCCTTAGGAATCGAAAACATAACAAAGAAATAGTCGCTGAGATAGGATATGTTGTTAAACGCATAATAGAAAAAGTGCGAGATGAAAAATGGTGACATTAAATCTTACAAATTATGGAGTAATGAGGAATTTACTTGCTGTGTTTGCCATTTTAGTCTTTTTCGAACTTTGTATGCTGTTCTGTTTAATATATGATGAGATAACAATTTCATCTTTTTGTTCCGTTAGGAATGGCAATTTTAGCGTTTGTTATCGCCCTAATATTAATGCGGCATTACGGGAAAAGATATTCAGATGCAGTGTATACTGCGTTTCTAACTAAAACTAATTAATAATGACTCACAAAATTACTTTTTACCCTGTCGGTAATGGCGATTGCAATCTCATCAGCTTTAGCGATGGAGCTTCGATGATCGTAGATTGCAATTTCCGTCAGGAAGCAGAGGAAGAAGATTCTCCTTACTTTGATGTATGGAAGGAGCTAACCTCCGAGAAGTTAAATACCAAGTTTGGTTTGCCATTCGTAGATGCCTTTGTTCTAACCCATCCGGATCAAGACCATTGCCGAGGTTTTGCCGAAAAATTCTTTCTCAAAGATCCTCATAAGGATGCACCGTCTAAGTCGGAAAAAGATGACAAGCTCATTGTCATCGGTGAGCTATGGTATTCTCCACGTGTATTCTCAGAACACTCAAGAGAACTTTCTGATGATGCAAAGGCATTCAAAAAAGAAGCCGAACGTCGGATGAAGCTTTGGGAGAATAATGATGCCAACAAGAATAAGGATGGCAATCGTATAAGGATTATCGGTTATTTCGATGATGAAAAGATCAAGAATTTACCAGACTCCGTCAAAGCCTTTCCGGGAGATACAGTAAAATCTCTAAACGGATCAAGCCGCAAAGAATATCGTTTCTTCATTCATGCACCATTCAAAGATGATATTGAAGGGAATGATAGAAACTGTACCAGTATAGTATTCCAGATTAAATTTGATGTTGACAAGACATCCGATGTAGGAAAAGTTATTCTTGGCGGAGATGCTGAATGGAGAGTTTGGCGTAAGATTCAGGAAGCAACTGATGACGATACCAATTTGAAATGGAATATTTTCGAGGCTCCTCACCACTGCAGCTACACCTTCTTTTCGGATAGTCGCGATAATGAGCCGGAACAATCTGCGCTAAATTTTTTAGCATATAGGGAAGGCAACGGGTATATAGTGAGCAGTTCTAAGCTCATAAAGCCCAATACTGACAACCCTCCTTGTCAGAAGGCCAAGAATCGTTATCTGGATGCAATGGACGACAAAGAGGATGAGGACTATTTCAAGTGTACACAACTAAAGATGACGAAGGTAATGAAGTGTATAACCCCGTAGTGTTTGAGATTGTGGCTGATGGAATAAAACCCGTTGTCAAAACAAAATCTGAAACCAAGGCGAACCGACATGCTACCACGCCTCACTATTATGGCTAAATTCTCAGATAGTTTACCGACCATTGAGGAGGCTACGGCCTTTTCAACAGTAATAAACATTATCAACCAGTTTCTTGACGAATCCTTCAAGAAACTGGTTGCTTTGCCAGATGGCAGAATAGGTTATGTCTGTTCTGTTATTACTGGAGCAGCTTCTAATTCTAATTTGAAATATCGTGAACCGATTATAATAGCAAGCCCAAGGAATTCCGATATAGAGTCTCCTGAGATGACTTTGAATGTTTACCCTGACAGGCTGGATTTCCCATTTACATATTTCCTCTCATATAAACCCTAAGGAAGAGGGATTCCCTCGATCAATTTGTCTTGTTCGGGAAAACTTTAATGATTGGTATGCTGAGCATACATTTGAAGATTTTCTATGTCTCATAATCAAATGGTTTACTGATGCCAAAGACGGGAATCTTGTCAAAACCAAAGAGGGGGATCGCTGGGAGCCTTTTTTACCTTGGTGAGCCAGATTTATATTATTTCCGATTTCCTATGTTTGACAATACTCTTCAAACGTACGACGACCCATTTCAATTGACATTTGAAATTGATTCTAAAACATTCAAAGGACCTCATGATTATAAATCTGATCCCGATAACGGAATTTTAGGATTGTTACTTTATAGGGGCGCCCAGCCGTCCTCTTAAAACATGGATTTATGACAGACCCCTGACAGTAGGTCAACTCTTAAATTTAATAGAGACATACGAGGTTTGGAATACAGATTCTCTTATCAACAAAGTGAGAGAGTGTCGGGACAAGTACGAATATATATTTTTGCAAATTGGATTCTGTAGACCGATAAACATTATAGGAAAGACTAATAAGGTAGATTACATTTGCTTTAAGGCTTCCGTTGATGCTATTGTCGAAAGAAAATTTGATGATAAGATTCAGTTGGTCCAAATAATAGATTTGCCAACTCCACAATTTGCACGAGGCCTGAGCAATACATCAGAAGATGTCGGCTCCAAAGATATTGCTATCATTGGTTGTGGAGCTATAGGAAGTAAATTAGCATACCATCTTTTTAGAACTGGATTTGAGAAATTGACGCTTATAGATTCTGACCAGATGCTCCACATAACTACTTAAGACATGGCTTATCAATGGGAGGATTTTTGGATAATAAAGCCAAGCTGCTTAAAGAGTTTCTCAAAATAATGCTACCAAAATTTGGGGGGCAAATCAAATCGGTTGAAGAGGATGTTATACCAAAAATCAACTCGAATAGTCTACATAACGATATAATAATCGATTGCACAGCATCTGCAATGCTTCTCCATGCTATGGATGATCATAGGCCAGATCTTTCCCAGTCGATAGTCCGATTTGCAATATCTGATGGTGGAAAGGTCGGGTTGGTATATTTAACAGCACAAAAGGCGTGAGGCTTTCCGATTACTATATGTACCTTTTGCGTATATGCGTCACAAATTCAGAATATGAGGAGGATTTTTGTCAATGGTTCAAGACTGAATCCAGTTACACTTTAGATAAAGTCCGTATTGGCGAAGGATGTCATTCGAACACGATGGTTCTTGGAGATGATTT harbors:
- a CDS encoding ThiF family adenylyltransferase, translated to MRECRDKYEYIFLQIGFCRPINIIGKTNKVDYICFKASVDAIVERKFDDKIQLVQIIDLPTPQFARGLSNTSEDVGSKDIAIIGCGAIGSKLAYHLFRTGFEKLTLIDSDQMLHITT